The Saccharopolyspora gloriosae genome window below encodes:
- the sbnA gene encoding 2,3-diaminopropionate biosynthesis protein SbnA: protein MPVITRPHEFNVDDLYVDLLRATGHRLFLKCEGFNFAGSIKLKAAAEMIAAAERAGQLTPGTMLVESSSGNLGVALSVVAASRGYRFVCVTDARCNLGARQLMQSLGAEVQVIGEPDAEGGLLGARLRRVKRICAENEGSVWLNQYANPANWLAHYRATGPEVLRDFPDLDVLFVGAGTTGTLMGCARYLREVRPAVRVVAIDSEGSVTFGTPPAPRMIPGLGTGVRPQLLDESFVDDVVHVAEVDTVRTARRLVADGFVFGGSTGTVVCGAARWLERNGAGPETTAVALAPDLGERYLDTVHNEQWVSDIYGADAIASADLGGGVTGA, encoded by the coding sequence GTGCCTGTCATCACGAGACCGCACGAGTTCAACGTGGACGACCTCTACGTGGACCTGCTGCGGGCGACCGGCCACCGGTTGTTCCTCAAGTGCGAGGGGTTCAACTTCGCCGGTTCCATCAAGCTGAAGGCGGCCGCCGAGATGATCGCCGCGGCCGAACGAGCGGGGCAGCTGACCCCCGGGACGATGCTGGTCGAGAGCTCGTCCGGGAACCTCGGCGTCGCGCTGAGCGTGGTCGCCGCCAGCCGCGGCTACCGGTTCGTCTGCGTCACCGACGCGCGCTGCAACCTGGGCGCCCGGCAGCTGATGCAGTCGCTGGGCGCCGAGGTGCAGGTGATCGGCGAACCGGACGCGGAGGGCGGTCTGCTCGGCGCGCGGCTGCGCCGGGTGAAGCGGATCTGCGCGGAGAACGAGGGCAGCGTCTGGCTCAACCAGTACGCGAACCCGGCGAACTGGCTCGCGCACTACCGCGCGACCGGTCCCGAGGTGCTGCGCGACTTCCCCGACCTGGACGTGCTGTTCGTCGGCGCCGGCACCACCGGGACGTTGATGGGCTGCGCGCGCTACCTGCGCGAGGTGCGGCCCGCGGTGCGGGTGGTGGCGATCGACTCGGAAGGTTCGGTCACCTTCGGCACCCCGCCCGCGCCGCGCATGATCCCCGGGCTGGGCACCGGGGTCCGCCCGCAGCTGCTCGACGAGTCCTTCGTGGACGACGTGGTGCACGTGGCGGAGGTGGACACGGTGCGCACGGCGCGGCGGCTGGTGGCCGACGGATTCGTGTTCGGCGGCTCCACCGGAACCGTGGTGTGCGGCGCGGCCCGCTGGCTGGAGCGCAACGGCGCCGGGCCGGAGACGACCGCCGTGGCGCTCGCCCCGGACCTGGGGGAGCGGTACCTGGACACGGTGCACAACGAGCAGTGGGTCAGCGACATCTACGGCGCGGACGCGATCGCCTCGGCCGATCTCGGCGGAGGGGTGACCGGGGCGTGA